A DNA window from Brassica napus cultivar Da-Ae chromosome C1, Da-Ae, whole genome shotgun sequence contains the following coding sequences:
- the LOC106377569 gene encoding GDSL esterase/lipase At3g14220-like, producing MAINRNLIIFAGLLASFTLASFPANVAGEPPLLFTFGDSSYDVGNTKFFSSAFDPATTWPYGESIDFPTGRWSDGNIVPDFIGRLVGNQEPVPPVLDPKADLSRGASFAISGATVLGSPSDTMSSGQQILKFIELHKKWSDKERAEAIYMINIGADDYLNFAKAHPNANPVEQVAFVARVLQKLSRDLMSLYKSGGARKFAVQNLGPLGCLPIVRQEFKTGESCMEMVNFMVKTHNERLGHVLFAITVRFRSLRYSVFDYNGEILRRINEPSCHGYTDTTTSCCGTGSRNAFGCGYSNVHSKLCSYQKGFLFFDGRHNTEKTDEEIANLFYAGDRHVVYPVNIRDLVGKSVTFLPAQEI from the exons ATGGCAATCAACCGTAATTTAATTATCTTCGCAGGGTTATTAGCGTCTTTTACACTCGCCAGTTTCCCGGCAAACGTTGCCGGCGAGCCACCTCTCTTGTTCACCTTCGGCGACTCTTCCTACGATGTAGGCAACACCAAGTTCTTCTCATCAGCGTTCGATCCGGCCACCACCTGGCCATACGGCGAGTCCATCGACTTTCCGACCGGTCGTTGGTCGGACGGCAACATTGTCCCAGATTTCATCG GTCGATTGGTTGGTAATCAAGAACCTGTACCTCCGGTTCTTGATCCAAAAGCTGATCTCTCTCGTGGAGCAAGCTTTGCCATTTCTGGAGCAACTGTTCTTGGATCTCCATCTGACACT ATGAGTTCTGGACAACAGATATTGAAGTTTATTGAGTTACATAAGAAGTGGAGCGATAAAGAACGAGCAGAAGCTATATACATGATCAACATCGGAGCTGATGATTACTTAAATTTCGCCAAGGCTCATCCAAATGCTAATCCTGTGGAGCAAGTTGCTTTTGTTGCCCGTGTTCTTCAAAAGCTATCCAGAGATCTAATG AGTTTGTACAAGTCAGGTGGGGCGAGAAAGTTTGCGGTACAGAACTTGGGACCGCTTGGTTGTTTACCAATAGTGAGACAAGAGTTTAAGACAGGTGAAAGTTGTATGGAGATGGTTAACTTTATGGTGAAAACACACAATGAACGGCTTGGTCATGTGCTCTTTGCTATCACCGTAAGATTCCGTAGCTTACGGTACAGCGTCTTTGATTACAACGGTGAAATTCTCCGCAGGATCAATGAACCATCATGCCATG GATATACTGATACAACGACCTCTTGCTGTGGTACTGGATCGAGAAATGCGTTCGGGTGTGGCTATAGCAACGTGCATTCGAAACTCTGCAGTTACCAGAAAGGATTTTTGTTCTTTGACGGGCGTCACAACACTGAGAAAACTGATGAAGAGATTGCCAATCTGTTCTATGCTGGAGACAGACATGTTGTCTATCCGGTGAACATAAGGGATCTTGTAGGTAAATCGGTGACTTTTCTTCCAGCGCAAGAAATCTAG